Proteins encoded by one window of Salvia splendens isolate huo1 chromosome 7, SspV2, whole genome shotgun sequence:
- the LOC121811674 gene encoding uncharacterized protein LOC121811674 isoform X1: MIDQFINFVIRPPRAHYNPDQYLWEKDFTLAGRKYNREDVELSNERGHALKCSHYAPSQVPDGSPLPCVIYCHGNSGCRADANEAAVVLLPSNITVFTLDFSGSGLSDGDYVSLGWHEKNDLKVVISYLRSNEKVSRIGLWGRSMGAVTSLLYGAEDPSIAGMVLDSAFSNLFNLMLELADVYKIRLPKFTVKMALQYMRRVIQKKAKFDITRLDCIQVAPKTFIPAMFGHAKDDKFVQSQHSDAIYNSYAGDKNIIKFDGDHNSSRPQFYYDSVSIFFYNVLHPPHPPSSYSTKIEKYYDLGDVKVGAGVEENILYEIIAGLRNVSAYAPSSSAAPRSISSTKSVGELLSDIAPVCNDALTSEEADLKILNGSGTSLQEDKQAGQNEECCSYTSSNRESWGRCLSLGSDDLPSMETSVSNSDQTTIKVLATPLRNPGQNTLESPKDDTKKKKKNKANSSTRKSKQEKFEKLEALSQRIRLCILKRVNHRRNCST, translated from the exons ATGATCGaccaatttattaattttgtcattAGGCCGCCCAG GGCGCATTACAACCCAGATCAATATCTATGGGAAAAGGATTTTACTCTGGCAGGAAGGAAGTACAATAGAGAAGATGTTGAG CTTAGTAATGAAAGGGGTCATGCCTTAAAATGTAGCCATTATGCTCCTTCACAAGTCCCAGATGGTTCGCCTCTCCCTTGTGTTATATATTGCCATGGAAACAG CGGATGTCGGGCAGATGCAAATGAAGCAGCTGTAGTTCTTTTGCCTTCAAATATCACGGTGTTCACCCTTGATTTTTCAGGTTCTGGATTGTCTGATGGGGATTACGTTAGTCTTGGTTGGCATGAG AAAAATGACCTCAAGGTTGTGATATCGTATTTGCGGAGCAATGAGAAAGTTTCTCGCATTGGCCTTTGGGGGAGATCAATGGGTGCAGTTACAAG CCTTCTTTATGGAGCAGAAGACCCTTCTATAGCTGGAATGGTGCTGGACAGTGCCTTCTCTAATTTGTTCAATCTGATGCTGGAACTTGCAGATGTGTACAAAATCCGGCTTCCCAAATTCACA GTCAAGATGGCTCTTCAGTACATGCGACGAGTTATACAGAAGAAAGCCAAATTTGATATCACACGACTCGATTGCATACAG GTTGCTCCCAAGACATTTATTCCTGCTATGTTTGGGCATGCGAAAGATGACAAATTTGTCCAATCTCAGCATTCTGATGCTATCTATAATTCGTATGCG GGTGATAAAAATATTATCAAATTTGATGGTGACCACAACTCATCGCGGCCTCAATTTTATTATGATTCTGTgtcaatttttttctataatgtCCTCcatcctcctcatcctccatctTCATATTCAACAAAGATTGAGAAATACTATGATCTGGGAGACGTTAAAGTTGGTGCTGGTGTGGAAGAG AATATTTTATATGAGATAATAGCTGGGCTTCGCAATGTAAGTGCTTATGCACCTAGCTCTTCTGCTGCACCTCGTAGCATTTCATCTACAAAATCTGTGGGAGAACTGCTCTCTGACATAGCTCCCGTATGTAAT GATGCTTTGACTTCTGAGGAAGCTGATCTCAAGATTCTCAACGGCAGTGGCACATCACTTCAAGAG GACAAGCAAGCAGGCCAAAATGAAGAGTGTTGCTCCTACACGAGCTCAAACAGAGAAAGTTGGGGAAGATGCTTGTCTCTGGGCAGTGATGATCTACCTTCTATGGAGACAAGCGTCAGTAACTCCGACCAG ACAACTATAAAGGTCCTTGCCACGCCCCTTCGAAATCCAGGACAAAATACATTAGAGTCTCCAAAGGACGAtacaaagaagaagaaaaagaacaaAGCTAATTCGAGCACAAGGAAGTCAAAACAGGAGAAATTTGAAAAGCTGGAGGCTCTGAGCCAGCGCATTCGTCTTTGCATCTTGAAGAGAGTTAATCATAGGAGAAACTGCTCGACGTGA
- the LOC121811674 gene encoding uncharacterized protein LOC121811674 isoform X3 — protein MLRQLSNERGHALKCSHYAPSQVPDGSPLPCVIYCHGNSGCRADANEAAVVLLPSNITVFTLDFSGSGLSDGDYVSLGWHEKNDLKVVISYLRSNEKVSRIGLWGRSMGAVTSLLYGAEDPSIAGMVLDSAFSNLFNLMLELADVYKIRLPKFTVKMALQYMRRVIQKKAKFDITRLDCIQVAPKTFIPAMFGHAKDDKFVQSQHSDAIYNSYAGDKNIIKFDGDHNSSRPQFYYDSVSIFFYNVLHPPHPPSSYSTKIEKYYDLGDVKVGAGVEENILYEIIAGLRNVSAYAPSSSAAPRSISSTKSVGELLSDIAPVCNDALTSEEADLKILNGSGTSLQEDKQAGQNEECCSYTSSNRESWGRCLSLGSDDLPSMETSVSNSDQTTIKVLATPLRNPGQNTLESPKDDTKKKKKNKANSSTRKSKQEKFEKLEALSQRIRLCILKRVNHRRNCST, from the exons ATGTTGAGGCAA CTTAGTAATGAAAGGGGTCATGCCTTAAAATGTAGCCATTATGCTCCTTCACAAGTCCCAGATGGTTCGCCTCTCCCTTGTGTTATATATTGCCATGGAAACAG CGGATGTCGGGCAGATGCAAATGAAGCAGCTGTAGTTCTTTTGCCTTCAAATATCACGGTGTTCACCCTTGATTTTTCAGGTTCTGGATTGTCTGATGGGGATTACGTTAGTCTTGGTTGGCATGAG AAAAATGACCTCAAGGTTGTGATATCGTATTTGCGGAGCAATGAGAAAGTTTCTCGCATTGGCCTTTGGGGGAGATCAATGGGTGCAGTTACAAG CCTTCTTTATGGAGCAGAAGACCCTTCTATAGCTGGAATGGTGCTGGACAGTGCCTTCTCTAATTTGTTCAATCTGATGCTGGAACTTGCAGATGTGTACAAAATCCGGCTTCCCAAATTCACA GTCAAGATGGCTCTTCAGTACATGCGACGAGTTATACAGAAGAAAGCCAAATTTGATATCACACGACTCGATTGCATACAG GTTGCTCCCAAGACATTTATTCCTGCTATGTTTGGGCATGCGAAAGATGACAAATTTGTCCAATCTCAGCATTCTGATGCTATCTATAATTCGTATGCG GGTGATAAAAATATTATCAAATTTGATGGTGACCACAACTCATCGCGGCCTCAATTTTATTATGATTCTGTgtcaatttttttctataatgtCCTCcatcctcctcatcctccatctTCATATTCAACAAAGATTGAGAAATACTATGATCTGGGAGACGTTAAAGTTGGTGCTGGTGTGGAAGAG AATATTTTATATGAGATAATAGCTGGGCTTCGCAATGTAAGTGCTTATGCACCTAGCTCTTCTGCTGCACCTCGTAGCATTTCATCTACAAAATCTGTGGGAGAACTGCTCTCTGACATAGCTCCCGTATGTAAT GATGCTTTGACTTCTGAGGAAGCTGATCTCAAGATTCTCAACGGCAGTGGCACATCACTTCAAGAG GACAAGCAAGCAGGCCAAAATGAAGAGTGTTGCTCCTACACGAGCTCAAACAGAGAAAGTTGGGGAAGATGCTTGTCTCTGGGCAGTGATGATCTACCTTCTATGGAGACAAGCGTCAGTAACTCCGACCAG ACAACTATAAAGGTCCTTGCCACGCCCCTTCGAAATCCAGGACAAAATACATTAGAGTCTCCAAAGGACGAtacaaagaagaagaaaaagaacaaAGCTAATTCGAGCACAAGGAAGTCAAAACAGGAGAAATTTGAAAAGCTGGAGGCTCTGAGCCAGCGCATTCGTCTTTGCATCTTGAAGAGAGTTAATCATAGGAGAAACTGCTCGACGTGA
- the LOC121810685 gene encoding protein MAIN-LIKE 1-like, which yields METSSSSGQLLYGPEDPSVLYLQKKLSSKLLKDGTTQVFKVRRTESKTWDVDIHENVRDWLDAFGFKGVMDCGKSMKVDNELIMALIERWRPETHTFHLPIGEATVTLEDVQAIWGLRADIRVFTGRDHHVGYPD from the coding sequence ATGGAGACTTCAAGTTCAAGTGGACAATTGTTATATGGACCCGAAGACCCGTCCGTGCTATATCTGCAGAAAAAGCTATCAAGTAAACTATTGAAAGATGGCACCACACAAGTTTTCAAAGTTCGCCGGACGGAAAGTAAGACTTGGGATGTCGACATTCATGAGAATGTGAGGGATTGGCTTGACGCCTTTGGTTTTAAAGGTGTGATGGATTGTGGGAAGTCGATGAAGGTTGACAATGAGCTGATCATGGCTttgattgagcgttggaggccggAGACGCACACTTTCCATCTACCGATCGGAGAGGCGACGGTGaccttggaagatgtgcaagccaTTTGGGGCTTGAGAGCGGACATTCGCGTTTTCACAGGGCGTGACCATCATGTTGGATATCCAGATTAG
- the LOC121741926 gene encoding myb family transcription factor PHL7-like isoform X2: MFQPQGVPSSSFIHSNQIARSQPLDRVDTTMDPISGSNSGNNNQSLASKQRLRWNHELHERFVDAVAQLGGPDRATPKGVLRVMGVQGLTIYHVKSHLQKYRLAKYLPDSSSDGKKADRKESSDMLSGLDGSSGMQITEALKLQMEVQKRLHEQLEVQRQLQLRIEAQGKYLKKIIEEQQRISGVLSEAPGSGASAPGTDDIFPESDNKTDPATPAPTSESPFVDKLANEHASAKSFSLDESLSSHHDEPLTPDSGCHASSPVQSPNGRPVKRKCKSNDALFTKQEMASSHSILESSLNSPYQQPHPLLLPSEQFDHSSELPTSDEYQLQKLSGDM; this comes from the exons ATGTTTCAGCCCCAGGGTGTTCCTAGTTCAAGCTTCATCCACAGCAATCAAATTGCTCGAAGTCAGCCGTTAGACCGTGTTGATACCACAATGGATCCTATCAGTGGATCTAACAGTGGGAACAACAATCAAAGTTTAGCCTCTAAGCAGCGGCTCCGTTGGAACCATGAGCTTCATGAACGGTTTGTTGATGCTGTCGCACAGCTTGGTGGGCCAGATC GAGCTACTCCAAAAGGTGTTCTCAGGGTTATGGGAGTTCAGGGGCTCACAATTTACCATGTTAAAAGCCACTTGCAG AAATACCGGCTGGCTAAGTATCTTCCAGATTCTTCTTCTGATG GGAAAAAAGCTGATAGGAAAGAATCGAGCGATATGCTTTCTGGCTTGGATGGTTCATC TGGAATGCAAATAACTGAAGCGCTCAAACTGCAAATGGAAGTCCAAAAGCGACTGCATGAACAATTAGAG GTGCAAAGACAGCTACAGTTACGGATAGAAGCCCAAGGAAagtacttaaaaaaaattattgaagaaCAGCAACGCATAAGTGGAGTTCTTTCAGAAGCGCCTGGCTCAGGGGCTTCCGCTCCTGGGACAGATGACATTTTCCCAGAATCTGATAATAAAACTGACCCTGCAACCCCAGCTCCAACATCTGAATCACCTTTTGTGGACAAGCTTGCGAACGAACATGCTTCTGCAAAGAGTTTTTCTCTTGATGAATCCTTGTCCTCTCATCATGATGAGCCTCTAACCCCTGATTCTGGCTGTCATGCTAGTTCACCAGTTCAGAGCCCTAATGGGAGACCAGTGAAAAGGAAATGCAAGAGCAATGATGCGTTGTTCACTAAACAAGAGATGGCTTCCTCCCATTCAATACTGGAGTCGAGCTTAAACTCTCCTTACCAACAGCCGCATCCTCTTTTATTACCAAGTGAGCAGTTCGATCATTCATCAGAACTACCCACTAGCGATGAATACCAATTGCAAAAGCTCTCTGGTGATATGTAA
- the LOC121741926 gene encoding myb family transcription factor PHL7-like isoform X1, with product MFQPQGVPSSSFIHSNQIARSQPLDRVDTTMDPISGSNSGNNNQSLASKQRLRWNHELHERFVDAVAQLGGPDRATPKGVLRVMGVQGLTIYHVKSHLQKYRLAKYLPDSSSDGKKADRKESSDMLSGLDGSSSGMQITEALKLQMEVQKRLHEQLEVQRQLQLRIEAQGKYLKKIIEEQQRISGVLSEAPGSGASAPGTDDIFPESDNKTDPATPAPTSESPFVDKLANEHASAKSFSLDESLSSHHDEPLTPDSGCHASSPVQSPNGRPVKRKCKSNDALFTKQEMASSHSILESSLNSPYQQPHPLLLPSEQFDHSSELPTSDEYQLQKLSGDM from the exons ATGTTTCAGCCCCAGGGTGTTCCTAGTTCAAGCTTCATCCACAGCAATCAAATTGCTCGAAGTCAGCCGTTAGACCGTGTTGATACCACAATGGATCCTATCAGTGGATCTAACAGTGGGAACAACAATCAAAGTTTAGCCTCTAAGCAGCGGCTCCGTTGGAACCATGAGCTTCATGAACGGTTTGTTGATGCTGTCGCACAGCTTGGTGGGCCAGATC GAGCTACTCCAAAAGGTGTTCTCAGGGTTATGGGAGTTCAGGGGCTCACAATTTACCATGTTAAAAGCCACTTGCAG AAATACCGGCTGGCTAAGTATCTTCCAGATTCTTCTTCTGATG GGAAAAAAGCTGATAGGAAAGAATCGAGCGATATGCTTTCTGGCTTGGATGGTTCATC TAGTGGAATGCAAATAACTGAAGCGCTCAAACTGCAAATGGAAGTCCAAAAGCGACTGCATGAACAATTAGAG GTGCAAAGACAGCTACAGTTACGGATAGAAGCCCAAGGAAagtacttaaaaaaaattattgaagaaCAGCAACGCATAAGTGGAGTTCTTTCAGAAGCGCCTGGCTCAGGGGCTTCCGCTCCTGGGACAGATGACATTTTCCCAGAATCTGATAATAAAACTGACCCTGCAACCCCAGCTCCAACATCTGAATCACCTTTTGTGGACAAGCTTGCGAACGAACATGCTTCTGCAAAGAGTTTTTCTCTTGATGAATCCTTGTCCTCTCATCATGATGAGCCTCTAACCCCTGATTCTGGCTGTCATGCTAGTTCACCAGTTCAGAGCCCTAATGGGAGACCAGTGAAAAGGAAATGCAAGAGCAATGATGCGTTGTTCACTAAACAAGAGATGGCTTCCTCCCATTCAATACTGGAGTCGAGCTTAAACTCTCCTTACCAACAGCCGCATCCTCTTTTATTACCAAGTGAGCAGTTCGATCATTCATCAGAACTACCCACTAGCGATGAATACCAATTGCAAAAGCTCTCTGGTGATATGTAA
- the LOC121811674 gene encoding uncharacterized protein LOC121811674 isoform X2 produces the protein MIDQFINFVIRPPRAHYNPDQYLWEKDFTLAGRKYNREDVELSNERGHALKCSHYAPSQVPDGSPLPCVIYCHGNSGCRADANEAAVVLLPSNITVFTLDFSGSGLSDGDYVSLGWHEKNDLKVVISYLRSNEKVSRIGLWGRSMGAVTSLLYGAEDPSIAGMVLDSAFSNLFNLMLELADVYKIRLPKFTVKMALQYMRRVIQKKAKFDITRLDCIQVAPKTFIPAMFGHAKDDKFVQSQHSDAIYNSYAGDKNIIKFDGDHNSSRPQFYYDSVSIFFYNVLHPPHPPSSYSTKIEKYYDLGDVKVGAGVEENILYEIIAGLRNVSAYAPSSSAAPRSISSTKSVGELLSDIAPDALTSEEADLKILNGSGTSLQEDKQAGQNEECCSYTSSNRESWGRCLSLGSDDLPSMETSVSNSDQTTIKVLATPLRNPGQNTLESPKDDTKKKKKNKANSSTRKSKQEKFEKLEALSQRIRLCILKRVNHRRNCST, from the exons ATGATCGaccaatttattaattttgtcattAGGCCGCCCAG GGCGCATTACAACCCAGATCAATATCTATGGGAAAAGGATTTTACTCTGGCAGGAAGGAAGTACAATAGAGAAGATGTTGAG CTTAGTAATGAAAGGGGTCATGCCTTAAAATGTAGCCATTATGCTCCTTCACAAGTCCCAGATGGTTCGCCTCTCCCTTGTGTTATATATTGCCATGGAAACAG CGGATGTCGGGCAGATGCAAATGAAGCAGCTGTAGTTCTTTTGCCTTCAAATATCACGGTGTTCACCCTTGATTTTTCAGGTTCTGGATTGTCTGATGGGGATTACGTTAGTCTTGGTTGGCATGAG AAAAATGACCTCAAGGTTGTGATATCGTATTTGCGGAGCAATGAGAAAGTTTCTCGCATTGGCCTTTGGGGGAGATCAATGGGTGCAGTTACAAG CCTTCTTTATGGAGCAGAAGACCCTTCTATAGCTGGAATGGTGCTGGACAGTGCCTTCTCTAATTTGTTCAATCTGATGCTGGAACTTGCAGATGTGTACAAAATCCGGCTTCCCAAATTCACA GTCAAGATGGCTCTTCAGTACATGCGACGAGTTATACAGAAGAAAGCCAAATTTGATATCACACGACTCGATTGCATACAG GTTGCTCCCAAGACATTTATTCCTGCTATGTTTGGGCATGCGAAAGATGACAAATTTGTCCAATCTCAGCATTCTGATGCTATCTATAATTCGTATGCG GGTGATAAAAATATTATCAAATTTGATGGTGACCACAACTCATCGCGGCCTCAATTTTATTATGATTCTGTgtcaatttttttctataatgtCCTCcatcctcctcatcctccatctTCATATTCAACAAAGATTGAGAAATACTATGATCTGGGAGACGTTAAAGTTGGTGCTGGTGTGGAAGAG AATATTTTATATGAGATAATAGCTGGGCTTCGCAATGTAAGTGCTTATGCACCTAGCTCTTCTGCTGCACCTCGTAGCATTTCATCTACAAAATCTGTGGGAGAACTGCTCTCTGACATAGCTCCC GATGCTTTGACTTCTGAGGAAGCTGATCTCAAGATTCTCAACGGCAGTGGCACATCACTTCAAGAG GACAAGCAAGCAGGCCAAAATGAAGAGTGTTGCTCCTACACGAGCTCAAACAGAGAAAGTTGGGGAAGATGCTTGTCTCTGGGCAGTGATGATCTACCTTCTATGGAGACAAGCGTCAGTAACTCCGACCAG ACAACTATAAAGGTCCTTGCCACGCCCCTTCGAAATCCAGGACAAAATACATTAGAGTCTCCAAAGGACGAtacaaagaagaagaaaaagaacaaAGCTAATTCGAGCACAAGGAAGTCAAAACAGGAGAAATTTGAAAAGCTGGAGGCTCTGAGCCAGCGCATTCGTCTTTGCATCTTGAAGAGAGTTAATCATAGGAGAAACTGCTCGACGTGA